Proteins co-encoded in one Stenotrophomonas maltophilia genomic window:
- a CDS encoding GGDEF domain-containing protein, translated as MTLRAALLFLVTHALVIGLIGPEDPVGSYLMLMAAPLLAALACARRARRSQAAFKWRLLGVAVSLFSLALLALLYRRMAGLGPAQMMLSTLVLYVFYRVPLTYVAASPGGGNRCIRAVDLAIIALLWLLYFMHTRALAHLNTALWMQSLSTLSMVQNSLVFCFALIRFLAEDNPDRRDFFRTLSIYALGYFLLALYINTVQPRAPDGGWTDLLISGLFVLLAVMAGSTRRWPAVAVPRDLRRVVDAGVPLMLPLLLMMVALLVARLQPFLATVGFIGAMLGYALRSVLTQVEIQRQRDELELLARRDPLTGLGNRRSFDESLAGAHRRARRQGLGLAVLMIDIDHFKRLNDTYGHPEGDRRLRAVAAILEGCLQRGDDLLARYGGEEFVAALPSPDTAHAEQTGERLRAAVAAAALPAAEDSVTISIGVAWQPPGAETAPGDLVDRADQALYRAKHAGRNCVRTATAAAGERSDRRA; from the coding sequence ATGACGTTGCGTGCCGCATTGTTGTTCCTGGTTACGCACGCACTTGTCATCGGCCTGATCGGCCCTGAAGACCCGGTCGGCTCCTACCTGATGCTGATGGCCGCTCCGCTGCTGGCGGCGCTGGCCTGCGCCCGGCGCGCGCGACGCAGCCAGGCCGCCTTCAAGTGGCGCCTGCTCGGCGTTGCCGTCAGTCTGTTCTCATTGGCCCTGCTGGCCCTGCTGTACCGCAGGATGGCCGGTCTGGGGCCTGCACAGATGATGCTGTCAACGCTGGTTCTGTACGTGTTCTACCGGGTCCCGCTGACCTATGTGGCGGCCAGCCCGGGTGGCGGCAACCGCTGCATCCGCGCGGTGGACCTTGCGATCATTGCTCTGCTTTGGCTGCTGTACTTCATGCATACGCGGGCGCTGGCGCACCTGAACACCGCGCTGTGGATGCAGAGCCTGAGCACCCTGAGCATGGTGCAGAACAGCCTGGTGTTCTGCTTCGCGCTCATCCGCTTCCTGGCTGAGGACAATCCCGACCGCCGCGACTTCTTCCGGACACTTTCGATCTACGCGCTGGGCTACTTTCTGCTGGCGCTGTACATCAACACGGTGCAGCCCCGGGCACCCGACGGAGGGTGGACCGACCTGCTGATCAGCGGCCTGTTCGTGCTGCTGGCGGTGATGGCCGGCAGCACCCGGCGCTGGCCGGCGGTGGCTGTGCCGCGCGATCTGCGCCGCGTCGTCGATGCCGGGGTCCCGCTGATGCTGCCGCTGCTGCTGATGATGGTGGCCCTGCTGGTCGCCCGCCTGCAGCCGTTCCTGGCGACGGTGGGCTTCATCGGTGCCATGCTCGGTTACGCCCTGCGCAGCGTGCTGACCCAGGTCGAGATCCAGCGCCAGCGCGATGAGCTGGAACTGCTGGCCCGGCGCGATCCCCTGACCGGGCTGGGCAACCGCCGCAGCTTCGATGAGTCACTGGCCGGCGCTCATCGCCGTGCGCGCCGTCAGGGCCTGGGACTGGCGGTGCTGATGATCGACATCGATCACTTCAAACGGCTCAACGACACCTACGGACATCCGGAAGGCGACCGGCGGCTGCGGGCCGTTGCGGCGATCCTCGAGGGCTGCCTGCAGCGTGGCGACGATCTGCTGGCCCGCTACGGCGGCGAGGAATTCGTCGCTGCCCTGCCCTCGCCCGACACTGCCCACGCAGAGCAGACAGGTGAGCGGCTGCGTGCCGCCGTGGCAGCCGCCGCGCTGCCGGCCGCCGAGGACAGCGTGACGATCAGCATCGGCGTGGCCTGGCAGCCCCCTGGCGCGGAGACCGCGCCGGGTGATCTGGTCGACCGCGCCGACCAGGCCCTTTACCGCGCCAAGCACGCTGGCCGCAACTGCGTGCGTAC